A part of Gallus gallus isolate bGalGal1 chromosome 26, bGalGal1.mat.broiler.GRCg7b, whole genome shotgun sequence genomic DNA contains:
- the TAF11 gene encoding transcription initiation factor TFIID subunit 11 — translation MAEPGEPGREERGSGAEQEPSPTASSPPGGGAEAAEEPPATEGAAEGDLGEAGGGGELKVEAADGEVRSAEGEALDGEDLSLQPSAAKKVKLELKERKEKKHKVDEDEIQKMQILVSSFSEEQLNRYEMYRRSAFPKAAIKRLIQSITGTSVSQNVVIAMSGISKVFVGEVVEEALDVCEKWGELPPLQPKHMREAVRRLKSRGQIPNSKYKKIIFH, via the exons ATGGCGGAACCCGGGGAGCCGGGCcgggaggagagggggagcgGCGCCGAGCAGGAGCCGTCCCCCACCGCCTCGTCCCCCCCCGGGGGCGGCGCTGAGGCCGCGGAGGAACCGCCGGCCACGGAGGGGGCGGCAGAGGGGGATCTGGGGGAGGCTGGAGGCGGCGGGGAGCTCAAGGTGGAGGCGGCGGACGGGGAG GTGAGGAGCGCGGAGGGGGAAGCGTTGGACGGGGAGGACCTGAGCCTGCAGCCGTCGGCGGCCAAGAAGGTGAAGCTGGAGctgaaggagaggaaggagaagaagcaCAAAGTGGACGAGGATGAGATCCAGAAGATGCA AATCCTGGTCTCCTCCttttctgaagaacagctgAATCGCTACGAGATGTATCGCCGCTCCGCGTTCCCCAAAGCTGCTATCAAACGG CTGATCCAGTCCATCACAGGCACCTCTGTCTCTCAGAATGTGGTCATCGCCATGTCTGGCATTTCCAAGGTCTTCGTTGGGGAAGTGGTGGAGGAAG cACTGGATGTGTGTGAGAAGTGGGGGGAGCTGCCACCTCTGCAGCCCAAACACATGCGGGAGGCTGTCAGGAGGCTCAAGTCACGAGGACAGATCCCAAATTCCAAATATAAGAAGATCATCTTCCACTGA